A DNA window from Thermodesulfobacteriota bacterium contains the following coding sequences:
- a CDS encoding ATP-binding protein, whose product MPFFPFSHKNAWSLKTKFYLISGFLILMVIIMMAFSIYREYRLTKENLERGKKDLVEVFAVSISDAVMNEKPEMGKKGGGVLDKHIGQMINKNLNIGYVVIADASGQIIRDRYKEGFERYREIPLGQTTLQDTLPNKTLIRRYKADQEMLEISTPLIYGYKKVGYLRVGFYLQSLQSKTLKRYLVKPYNEMIFLSAVLIALTFIIVYVLTLKIIRPVLKLTDDLREVSRGNLSIRSSISHKDEIGFLSQAFNTMMDNLNQARRELRRTHANMIQTEKMAAMGKLAAGLAHEINNPLGGVLTCLETLRQNSQDEELRVKYFNLIQTGLERIRRTVKQLLNFGKQRNFQPEPTDINMLMNRTLEMTSHHFSSNRITVLKEFDEDIPKILADPHQLIQVFVNLILNAIQAMPEGGDLWIETRQEDKNVSVIIRDRGCGIPKENLDRIFDPFFSTKEHEQGTGLGLSVSYAIIQDHAGEIEVESKEGFGSQFMILLPVNHREDKKTHKSFLKGLQHGER is encoded by the coding sequence ATGCCTTTTTTCCCCTTCTCTCATAAAAATGCGTGGAGTCTTAAGACCAAATTCTATCTTATCTCCGGTTTTTTGATCCTAATGGTTATCATTATGATGGCTTTTTCCATTTATAGAGAATACCGTTTGACAAAGGAGAACCTAGAACGGGGAAAGAAAGATCTGGTAGAAGTGTTTGCGGTTTCTATTTCTGATGCCGTAATGAATGAGAAACCAGAGATGGGGAAGAAGGGTGGGGGAGTGTTAGATAAACATATTGGACAGATGATTAACAAAAACTTAAACATAGGATATGTTGTTATTGCCGATGCCTCTGGCCAGATAATAAGAGACCGTTATAAGGAAGGTTTCGAGAGATACAGAGAGATTCCTCTGGGGCAAACTACTTTGCAAGATACTCTCCCCAATAAGACACTCATTCGAAGATATAAAGCTGACCAGGAAATGTTGGAAATTTCCACACCTCTTATCTATGGATATAAGAAAGTGGGTTATTTAAGAGTTGGATTTTATTTACAGAGTCTGCAAAGCAAGACGCTCAAGCGATATTTAGTTAAACCTTATAATGAGATGATTTTTTTATCGGCAGTGCTGATAGCTCTCACTTTTATTATCGTTTATGTCTTAACCCTAAAGATTATAAGACCTGTTCTAAAATTAACGGACGACCTGAGAGAGGTAAGCAGAGGGAATTTATCGATTCGGTCTTCTATCAGCCATAAGGATGAAATAGGGTTTCTGAGTCAGGCTTTTAACACCATGATGGATAACCTCAATCAGGCCAGAAGGGAACTTAGACGTACCCATGCTAACATGATTCAGACTGAGAAAATGGCAGCGATGGGGAAGCTGGCGGCGGGTTTAGCCCATGAAATCAATAATCCCTTAGGGGGTGTTCTAACCTGTCTTGAAACTCTCAGACAAAACTCGCAGGATGAGGAGTTAAGGGTCAAATATTTTAACCTGATCCAAACAGGTCTGGAACGAATACGGAGGACAGTTAAACAGCTCTTAAATTTTGGCAAGCAAAGGAATTTTCAGCCCGAACCAACTGATATTAATATGTTGATGAACCGGACGTTGGAGATGACCTCCCATCACTTCTCTTCAAATCGTATTACTGTCCTGAAAGAGTTTGATGAAGATATTCCAAAGATATTGGCAGATCCTCATCAGTTAATTCAGGTTTTTGTGAATCTTATATTGAATGCCATCCAAGCTATGCCAGAAGGGGGAGACCTTTGGATCGAGACTCGTCAGGAGGATAAAAATGTTAGTGTAATAATAAGGGATAGGGGGTGCGGGATCCCAAAGGAAAACCTGGATAGGATTTTCGATCCTTTTTTCAGTACAAAAGAACACGAACAGGGAACCGGGCTTGGTCTTTCTGTCAGTTACGCAATTATTCAGGACCATGCCGGAGAAATCGAGGTTGAAAGTAAAGAAGGCTTTGGAAGTCAATTCATGATACTTTTGCCTGTCAATCATCGGGAGGATAAGAAGACCCATAAATCGTTTTTAAAGGGGCTACAGCATGGAGAGAGGTAA
- a CDS encoding AMP-binding protein has protein sequence MANEYEYWSKELETMPQERLREHQLGRLKKQLKYAYKNSPYYKKSFNEAGVKPEDIKSFEDYQKGIPFISKPQLIEIQARNQPFGGLLAVEPKELSQLFYAPGPIIYPFTWKEWGYVIEVVARALFTMGARKDDIVDCTVNYNWVIAGMLLGDGMKMVGCAVLPGGVGMTRTHIEVMKLTKCSLIFGFPTFCQQLADTAIEMGIAPDKDLSIRLVQVFGEVRTEAGKKALGEAFGANVRELYGTADLGIVAAECSESGGMHLDPDVLVEILDPHTGQPVAWGESGEICGCDFNRKAMPIIRYRTGDITEGLNLEPCSCGRTTPRIKRILGRVGDIPRIKGMFISPRQIDNVLDNYPELGKYQIIVERPKLRDELTIKIEYKKAVNLEGITERLVNDLKVAIRVTPQLELVKKGIIPEDAPLVDDRRKV, from the coding sequence ATGGCAAATGAGTATGAATACTGGAGCAAAGAACTGGAAACCATGCCTCAAGAAAGATTAAGAGAACATCAATTAGGAAGATTAAAAAAACAGTTAAAATACGCATATAAAAATTCTCCTTATTACAAGAAGAGTTTTAATGAGGCTGGAGTGAAACCAGAAGATATTAAGTCCTTTGAAGACTATCAAAAGGGTATACCTTTCATATCAAAGCCCCAACTAATTGAAATTCAGGCTCGAAATCAGCCCTTTGGGGGGCTATTGGCAGTCGAGCCAAAGGAACTCAGCCAGCTCTTTTATGCTCCTGGACCGATCATCTATCCATTTACATGGAAAGAATGGGGTTATGTAATAGAGGTCGTAGCGCGGGCACTCTTCACTATGGGTGCACGCAAAGATGACATAGTAGACTGTACGGTCAATTATAATTGGGTAATTGCTGGCATGCTCTTGGGTGATGGTATGAAGATGGTTGGTTGCGCAGTACTCCCTGGTGGAGTTGGCATGACAAGGACTCACATAGAAGTGATGAAACTGACCAAATGCTCTTTAATCTTTGGGTTTCCTACATTCTGTCAGCAATTAGCAGATACAGCAATTGAAATGGGGATTGCCCCGGATAAAGACCTTTCTATCAGACTAGTCCAAGTTTTTGGTGAGGTAAGGACAGAGGCTGGCAAAAAGGCATTAGGAGAAGCATTTGGGGCAAACGTCCGGGAACTGTATGGTACAGCAGACCTGGGGATAGTTGCCGCTGAATGCTCAGAAAGCGGTGGTATGCACCTTGATCCAGATGTCCTTGTGGAGATATTGGACCCTCATACAGGACAGCCTGTAGCTTGGGGAGAAAGTGGGGAGATATGCGGATGCGATTTTAACAGGAAGGCTATGCCTATTATCCGCTATAGGACAGGGGATATTACTGAAGGTTTAAATCTGGAGCCATGTTCCTGTGGGAGAACTACACCTAGGATCAAACGAATATTGGGTCGTGTGGGAGATATACCAAGAATAAAGGGAATGTTTATTTCTCCCAGACAGATAGACAACGTCCTCGATAATTATCCAGAATTGGGTAAATACCAAATAATTGTAGAAAGGCCAAAGCTCCGCGATGAACTTACTATAAAGATTGAATACAAAAAGGCAGTTAACTTAGAAGGCATAACGGAAAGATTAGTAAATGATTTAAAAGTTGCCATTCGCGTAACCCCCCAGCTTGAATTGGTTAAAAAAGGAATAATCCCTGAGGATGCCCCATTGGTGGATGATAGAAGGAAGGTTTAA
- a CDS encoding ABC transporter ATP-binding protein, which translates to MLTLNNVEVVYNDVIAAVRGISFEVPDKAIIALLGSNGAGKSTTLKAISGILKSQDGEIEDGSIEFNGVRLNEKSPEEVVRMGVCQVPEGRRVFDDLTVDENIRVGAFTRKDKNRVTRDYDFVMDLFPLLKERKNQLAGYLSGGEQQMLAIGRGMMSKPKLMMLDEPSLGLAPLVVKEIFNVIMRINQEEGTGILLVEQNANVALLHASYGYIMENGKIVMDDKSEKLIENEDVKTFYLGLTEDAQKKSYKEVKHYKRRKRWLS; encoded by the coding sequence ATGTTGACCTTAAACAATGTTGAGGTTGTGTACAATGATGTCATCGCAGCTGTAAGGGGCATTTCTTTTGAAGTCCCGGACAAGGCTATCATTGCCCTCTTAGGGTCTAACGGTGCCGGTAAAAGTACTACCCTTAAAGCAATATCGGGGATATTAAAATCTCAGGATGGAGAAATAGAGGATGGGTCTATAGAATTCAACGGGGTAAGATTAAATGAAAAAAGTCCTGAAGAAGTGGTGAGAATGGGAGTATGCCAGGTTCCTGAGGGTAGAAGGGTATTCGATGATCTTACGGTTGATGAGAACATTAGAGTAGGCGCCTTTACCCGTAAAGACAAAAATAGAGTAACCAGAGACTATGATTTCGTGATGGACTTATTCCCACTCCTGAAAGAGAGAAAAAACCAACTGGCTGGTTATCTCAGTGGAGGGGAACAGCAGATGTTAGCTATTGGCAGGGGCATGATGTCAAAGCCTAAACTTATGATGCTGGATGAACCATCTCTCGGGTTGGCTCCACTGGTTGTTAAAGAGATATTTAACGTTATTATGCGTATTAACCAGGAAGAGGGGACGGGTATACTCCTTGTGGAGCAGAATGCAAATGTCGCCCTTCTTCACGCAAGTTATGGGTACATTATGGAAAATGGCAAGATTGTAATGGATGACAAAAGCGAGAAATTAATAGAAAATGAAGACGTAAAGACATTTTACCTGGGTCTGACTGAGGATGCTCAAAAGAAGAGCTACAAGGAGGTAAAGCATTATAAGAGAAGGAAAAGGTGGTTGAGTTAA
- a CDS encoding ABC transporter ATP-binding protein, with protein MHQQSNEYQLEIRDLSMRFGGIVALDNVSFGIKKGEIFSIIGPNGAGKTTIFNCISRVYTPQRGEITFEGHNILKLKPHNVAGLGIARTFQNVELFKNMTVLDNLMLGRHHIMNCGVIAGGIYLGKAQHLEIEHRKRAEWIIDFLEMEAVRKQVVRNLPFGTQKRVELARALAMDPKIILLDEPVSGMNLEETEDIARFILDINEELGITCVIVEHDMGVVMDISHRVAAIDFGEKIAEGTASEIQQDPEVIKAYLGSEDLVVGRRVEEY; from the coding sequence ATGCATCAGCAGTCAAATGAATATCAGTTAGAGATAAGAGACTTGTCTATGAGGTTTGGGGGGATAGTGGCACTGGATAATGTGAGCTTCGGGATTAAAAAGGGGGAAATATTCTCTATTATAGGCCCTAATGGTGCAGGGAAGACAACGATCTTCAATTGCATAAGCAGGGTTTATACGCCCCAAAGGGGAGAGATTACCTTTGAAGGCCATAATATCCTGAAACTCAAACCCCACAATGTCGCGGGGTTAGGGATTGCCAGGACATTTCAGAATGTGGAACTCTTTAAAAACATGACTGTCCTTGATAATCTTATGCTGGGCAGGCACCATATCATGAATTGCGGTGTCATAGCAGGGGGGATTTATTTGGGAAAGGCACAGCATCTGGAAATCGAACATAGAAAAAGGGCAGAATGGATAATAGATTTCCTTGAAATGGAAGCAGTTAGAAAGCAGGTGGTCAGAAACCTGCCCTTTGGAACCCAGAAACGGGTAGAACTGGCAAGGGCACTGGCAATGGACCCTAAGATTATCCTGCTGGATGAGCCAGTCTCAGGGATGAATCTGGAAGAGACCGAAGACATTGCAAGGTTTATCCTGGATATAAATGAAGAACTGGGAATAACCTGTGTCATTGTTGAACATGACATGGGTGTAGTAATGGATATTTCCCACAGGGTGGCTGCTATAGATTTCGGAGAGAAGATAGCTGAAGGCACTGCCAGTGAGATACAGCAAGATCCCGAGGTAATTAAAGCCTATCTGGGCTCAGAAGATTTAGTAGTCGGCAGACGGGTTGAAGAATATTAA
- a CDS encoding AMP-binding protein gives MIKDTFPHKFFEQVKKYGDKRVALREKEFGIWQEITWKEYGENVRNFALGLVSLGLEKGDNVCVIGESCKEWVYADIAIQSVGGVTVGIYSVDYAEGVRYIVDNCQAKFIVAEDQEQTDKVLEFRDRQPHLLKCIVMDPKGLRNYNDPFIINFYDLVDMGKELDRKDPSLLQKRMDEIETDDVNMMLYTSGTTGKPKGVMYTHRTIKHLISGLTQANPVYGSDTVLSFLPLNHAIERIMSVIIPVHIGCTVNFAEDTSTVEQNIREISPTFFLAVPRIYEKLSSAIQIKMQDATWIKRLCYKIAMPIGHRICAFDEKGEKIPFYWRILNFLAYLLCFRALQDHLGFLRTRIMYTGGAAVAPEMNRFFYSIGIKLRELYGMTEIGIATTHQGRGFKIGTAGKVLPGIEYRITEEGEFICKTPAMFKGYYKNPKATEEAKGDGWMRTNDLVYMDDEGYLHVLGRRQDIFISSDGKMIAPDEIENKLKFSPLIMEAIVVGEGKEHLAVLIQIDYPYVGKWAMNQKIPYTTFKSLSMRPEVYGLIAEEIRKVNKTLAHDRQIKKFTLLTKELDHDEDEMTATQKVRRAAIREMYRDIIEGIHETGYDV, from the coding sequence ATGATAAAGGATACCTTTCCTCATAAGTTTTTTGAGCAGGTAAAAAAGTACGGAGATAAAAGGGTTGCACTAAGGGAAAAGGAATTTGGTATCTGGCAGGAGATAACATGGAAAGAATATGGAGAAAATGTCAGAAACTTTGCCCTAGGACTAGTAAGCCTTGGTCTTGAAAAAGGAGACAATGTATGTGTTATTGGCGAGAGCTGTAAAGAATGGGTTTATGCTGATATAGCTATACAGTCAGTTGGAGGTGTTACAGTAGGAATTTATTCGGTCGACTATGCTGAAGGCGTCAGATATATTGTAGACAACTGCCAGGCCAAGTTCATCGTTGCAGAGGACCAGGAACAGACAGATAAAGTCCTGGAATTTAGGGATCGACAACCTCATCTTTTGAAATGCATTGTGATGGACCCGAAAGGGCTTCGGAACTATAATGATCCTTTTATCATCAACTTTTATGATTTAGTAGATATGGGCAAAGAGCTGGACAGAAAAGATCCTTCCTTGTTACAAAAACGCATGGATGAAATCGAGACTGATGATGTCAATATGATGCTCTATACCTCGGGCACAACCGGAAAACCCAAAGGAGTGATGTACACACATAGAACCATTAAACATCTGATATCAGGGTTAACCCAGGCAAATCCAGTATATGGAAGCGATACTGTCCTTTCCTTTCTTCCCTTGAATCATGCCATAGAAAGGATTATGTCTGTAATCATACCTGTTCATATAGGATGTACAGTAAACTTCGCCGAGGATACCTCAACAGTAGAGCAGAATATCAGGGAAATATCACCCACCTTTTTCTTAGCAGTTCCCCGGATATATGAAAAACTCTCCTCTGCCATACAGATAAAGATGCAGGATGCAACCTGGATAAAAAGGTTGTGTTATAAGATTGCAATGCCCATCGGTCATAGGATATGCGCCTTTGATGAAAAAGGAGAAAAAATACCTTTTTACTGGAGGATTTTGAATTTCCTTGCATATCTACTATGTTTCAGGGCGCTTCAGGATCATCTGGGGTTTTTGAGAACCCGAATAATGTATACTGGAGGTGCCGCCGTTGCTCCGGAGATGAACAGATTCTTTTATTCCATCGGTATCAAGCTGAGAGAACTATACGGAATGACTGAGATCGGTATCGCCACTACCCATCAGGGAAGGGGATTTAAGATTGGAACGGCGGGTAAGGTGTTACCTGGTATTGAATACAGGATAACCGAGGAAGGGGAATTTATATGCAAAACTCCAGCTATGTTCAAGGGTTATTATAAAAACCCCAAGGCAACCGAGGAGGCTAAAGGAGATGGCTGGATGAGGACCAACGACCTGGTTTATATGGATGACGAAGGCTATCTCCATGTTCTGGGCAGGAGGCAGGATATATTTATCTCTTCCGATGGTAAAATGATAGCCCCTGATGAGATAGAGAATAAACTGAAGTTCAGTCCACTTATAATGGAAGCAATAGTAGTTGGCGAAGGCAAGGAGCATCTGGCTGTTCTTATTCAGATAGACTACCCGTATGTGGGTAAATGGGCAATGAATCAAAAGATACCCTATACTACATTCAAAAGCCTCTCCATGAGACCCGAAGTATATGGACTGATTGCAGAGGAGATAAGGAAGGTGAACAAGACCCTTGCACACGACAGGCAGATCAAAAAGTTTACGTTGCTCACCAAAGAGCTGGATCATGATGAGGATGAAATGACGGCTACCCAGAAAGTACGAAGGGCAGCGATTCGTGAAATGTATAGGGACATTATTGAGGGAATTCACGAGACAGGGTATGATGTGTAA
- a CDS encoding branched-chain amino acid ABC transporter permease, with protein MFSDQLHFLAQLVVSGITVGSVYSLIALGFVLIYKATDVLNLAIGELMMLGAYFCFTLITTYKIPYIPAFLITLVFSAILGILLERIILRPMIGEPILAIVMITIGLGTVFRSIIGMIWGPLNYVFPGPFSEEPLMLGTIAVSHVHLWAMIMAIIVMILFLSFFKFTTMGIGMRATADDQDIAFLMGISVKKVVAVSWLIATVVSSIAGIFLANINLLNLNLYFIGLKALPAAVMGGLDSIAGAMIGGVIIGVLENLAGGYLDHLFGGGVKEVAAFIILLLIMMIRPYGLFGTEEIERV; from the coding sequence ATGTTTAGTGATCAGTTACATTTTTTGGCTCAATTAGTAGTAAGTGGGATTACAGTAGGAAGTGTTTATTCCTTAATCGCCTTAGGATTCGTCCTCATTTACAAAGCCACAGATGTACTCAATCTGGCAATAGGTGAGTTAATGATGCTTGGGGCATATTTCTGTTTTACCCTTATCACTACCTACAAGATCCCTTATATCCCAGCATTCCTGATTACCCTCGTCTTCTCGGCTATCCTGGGTATCTTGCTGGAACGCATCATATTAAGACCTATGATAGGTGAACCTATACTTGCTATAGTAATGATAACAATCGGCTTGGGCACAGTGTTTAGAAGTATAATAGGAATGATATGGGGACCTTTAAACTATGTATTTCCAGGTCCTTTTTCAGAAGAACCGCTTATGCTCGGTACCATAGCAGTCTCCCATGTACATCTATGGGCAATGATAATGGCTATTATAGTTATGATATTATTCTTGTCCTTCTTTAAATTCACTACAATGGGTATCGGCATGAGGGCAACGGCAGATGATCAGGATATAGCCTTCTTGATGGGTATAAGTGTGAAGAAGGTAGTGGCTGTATCATGGTTGATAGCAACGGTGGTATCTTCAATAGCCGGTATCTTTCTGGCAAATATAAATCTTTTAAATCTAAATCTCTATTTTATAGGATTGAAGGCTTTACCTGCTGCTGTTATGGGAGGATTGGACAGTATCGCAGGTGCAATGATTGGAGGAGTAATAATAGGGGTTCTGGAGAACCTGGCTGGAGGATACCTGGATCACCTATTCGGTGGAGGTGTTAAAGAGGTAGCTGCTTTTATAATTCTCCTCCTGATTATGATGATAAGACCCTACGGTCTTTTCGGTACAGAAGAGATAGAACGTGTATAG
- a CDS encoding branched-chain amino acid ABC transporter permease, with the protein MTSGDFKTSYKADMAIFQTVWIKLWMAGFIVFMIFFPFWAGPYLTYVVNLAAIATIGALGINILTGFTGQISLGHGAFIAIGAYSTAILTADAGFPFWLALPTAALITAISGLIVGGPSLRLKGLYLVMTTIAFSFIVQYVIIKWESLTRGSTGMGVPTPKIFGHAIDNDRAFYFLIIPITALALLFARNLIRTKVGRAWVAIRDRDISAEVMGVNLARYKVTSFFVSSFYAGLAGGLYAYYITDISPEHFPITLSIDYLAMIIIGGMGSILGSVFGAMFVTMLPEGIRIAADVFGTSYPVLVDRFFEVKVMAFGLAIILFLIFEPTGIYGRWIKTKIYYKSWPFTY; encoded by the coding sequence ATGACGAGTGGAGATTTCAAAACAAGCTATAAGGCAGATATGGCAATATTTCAAACCGTCTGGATAAAGTTGTGGATGGCAGGATTTATTGTCTTTATGATTTTCTTCCCATTCTGGGCAGGTCCATATTTAACTTATGTTGTAAACCTGGCAGCAATAGCTACCATTGGTGCGCTGGGCATTAATATATTAACAGGGTTTACCGGTCAAATATCTCTGGGACATGGGGCATTTATTGCCATCGGGGCATACTCCACTGCCATCCTTACCGCTGATGCAGGCTTTCCTTTTTGGCTTGCACTACCGACTGCGGCTCTGATTACGGCAATCTCTGGACTGATAGTTGGGGGACCATCACTCCGACTCAAGGGACTTTACCTGGTAATGACCACCATTGCATTCAGTTTTATTGTTCAGTATGTAATAATAAAATGGGAAAGTCTGACAAGAGGTTCTACAGGTATGGGTGTCCCAACGCCAAAGATTTTTGGTCATGCAATCGATAACGATAGGGCATTTTACTTCCTGATCATACCCATAACAGCCCTTGCTCTGCTATTTGCTAGAAATCTTATCAGAACCAAGGTAGGCCGAGCCTGGGTAGCCATAAGGGACAGGGACATATCGGCTGAGGTAATGGGGGTAAATCTGGCACGGTATAAGGTAACATCGTTCTTTGTCAGTTCATTCTATGCTGGGCTGGCAGGTGGTTTATATGCTTATTATATAACGGATATCAGTCCGGAACATTTTCCCATTACCCTATCCATAGACTACCTTGCCATGATCATCATAGGAGGTATGGGGTCAATCCTGGGTTCTGTTTTTGGGGCAATGTTTGTAACTATGCTACCTGAAGGAATAAGAATAGCAGCAGACGTATTTGGTACCTCTTACCCTGTTCTGGTAGACAGGTTCTTTGAGGTAAAGGTAATGGCATTCGGACTGGCAATAATCCTTTTTCTTATCTTTGAACCCACTGGCATATATGGACGCTGGATCAAAACCAAAATATACTATAAGTCGTGGCCGTTTACATATTAG
- a CDS encoding ABC transporter substrate-binding protein, translating into MKKVLTLVVLIVSIVMLFDLPVHAKEVRGITNDAIKIGVSTDMTGPVVSILGQMTEGYRNFFRHINDKGGINGRKVEVVVEDDRYSIPLCVANFKRLLYKEKVFVFIPSGTGQTKALYRNIEKEKIPTFTVSLAEDMVIPYRRYIFIPSATYEDQITLMFKYIKEVLGVKQPKISYVSPDSEYGKTGFRAATSTAEKYGLKLASTEVLALGAFDASTQAMSLKRTKPDFVILVEDLNSAVAMLRDARKLSLETTFFGNYYTCDDDIVQLGGKASESYLGVQSFSSWHDDIPGMKTVRNTTLKYYPNIKPRNRYYMQGWVTAMIITEGLKKAGKNLDTESFITSLESIKNLDSGGVTGLISYSPKLHKATEYLKIFKPDAAKNRLVPITDWMKP; encoded by the coding sequence ATGAAGAAAGTTTTAACGCTCGTAGTATTGATTGTAAGTATTGTAATGTTATTTGACCTTCCTGTCCATGCAAAGGAAGTGAGAGGGATAACCAATGATGCAATTAAAATAGGCGTTTCCACTGACATGACAGGACCTGTAGTCAGCATTCTCGGACAAATGACGGAAGGGTACAGAAACTTCTTCAGACACATCAATGATAAGGGAGGGATTAACGGAAGAAAGGTTGAAGTAGTGGTTGAGGATGATCGCTACAGCATCCCTCTATGTGTGGCAAATTTCAAGAGACTCCTCTATAAAGAAAAGGTGTTTGTCTTTATCCCATCGGGTACAGGACAGACAAAGGCATTGTATCGCAATATTGAAAAAGAGAAAATACCTACCTTTACTGTAAGTCTCGCAGAGGATATGGTAATCCCTTACAGGAGATACATCTTCATACCATCCGCAACCTATGAGGACCAGATCACACTTATGTTCAAGTACATAAAAGAAGTCTTGGGAGTTAAACAGCCTAAAATATCTTATGTCTCCCCTGATAGTGAATATGGGAAAACAGGGTTTCGAGCGGCTACCAGTACCGCTGAAAAATATGGTCTTAAGCTGGCAAGTACAGAGGTTCTTGCCCTGGGGGCATTTGATGCCTCTACTCAAGCCATGAGTCTAAAGAGGACCAAGCCAGATTTCGTGATACTTGTGGAAGATCTCAATTCAGCGGTTGCCATGCTGAGGGATGCGAGAAAACTTAGTTTAGAGACAACTTTTTTCGGTAATTACTATACGTGTGATGACGACATAGTTCAATTGGGAGGAAAGGCTTCGGAATCATACCTTGGGGTTCAGAGTTTCAGTTCCTGGCATGACGATATCCCCGGAATGAAAACAGTAAGAAATACAACCCTGAAATACTATCCAAATATAAAACCACGCAACAGATACTACATGCAGGGCTGGGTCACTGCCATGATTATAACAGAAGGCTTGAAAAAGGCAGGGAAAAACCTGGATACAGAGTCTTTCATAACCTCTCTAGAGTCTATAAAGAATCTGGATTCCGGTGGTGTAACAGGTCTGATCTCCTATTCACCGAAGCTTCATAAGGCAACTGAATATTTAAAGATATTTAAACCCGATGCAGCTAAAAACAGGCTGGTTCCTATTACCGATTGGATGAAACCCTGA